From the genome of Pseudoalteromonas nigrifaciens, one region includes:
- a CDS encoding tryptophan halogenase family protein: MNKTIKTVAVIGGGTAGWLSAAIIASHHQSQNGDGLKVMLVESSDIPTIGVGEGTWPTMKNTLQQIGLREVDVFKACNATFKQGGKFVNWTHGNNDFYYHPFTVPLGYGRIDLAPYLDNVENYAQQTNFQHDICEENLAPRSITQGEYQGDCNYAYHFDAGAFADLLKQHCKNNLGVEHIIGTVDKVKLDNSGEINELTLKDSTHTINADLYIDCTGFSSLLLGQTLNVPFKKIDHVLFNDSALAMKVPYGEDDQSIASHTIATAQNAGWIWDIGLTDRRGVGHVYSSKFLSDDEAEENLRNYLGDAAKGLTARKISFESGYREKFWHKNCVAIGMSAGFVEPLEATAIMLVEISARFVAEHMPTDTQVMPIIAKRFNEQMDYRWQRIIDFLKLHYMLSKRPEPYWQAHVKPETIPQSLQEDLLVWGGRGPLIQDFHGSLELFPAASYQYVLYGMGFKPDFTKQAYLYTQHTQAKQIIERNTQLTQQMLQTLPPHRAYINQWLAANSI, translated from the coding sequence ATGAATAAAACAATAAAAACAGTCGCGGTAATTGGTGGCGGTACAGCCGGATGGCTAAGTGCTGCAATTATAGCATCACATCACCAAAGTCAAAATGGTGATGGCTTAAAAGTGATGTTGGTTGAATCCTCAGATATTCCAACTATTGGCGTAGGTGAAGGTACTTGGCCCACGATGAAAAATACACTTCAGCAAATAGGTTTGCGTGAAGTTGATGTTTTTAAAGCCTGTAATGCCACTTTTAAACAAGGCGGGAAGTTTGTAAATTGGACCCATGGCAATAACGACTTCTATTACCATCCATTTACTGTACCACTAGGTTACGGACGTATAGATTTAGCTCCTTACTTAGATAACGTTGAAAACTATGCACAACAAACTAACTTCCAACATGATATTTGTGAAGAAAACCTAGCACCACGCAGTATTACACAAGGTGAATATCAAGGTGATTGTAACTATGCTTATCATTTCGATGCAGGTGCCTTTGCTGATTTATTAAAGCAGCACTGTAAAAATAACCTAGGTGTTGAGCATATTATTGGCACAGTTGATAAAGTAAAGCTTGATAATAGTGGAGAGATAAACGAGCTTACTCTGAAAGATAGTACTCATACTATAAACGCCGATTTATACATAGATTGCACTGGTTTTTCATCGCTGTTGTTAGGTCAAACGCTTAACGTACCATTTAAAAAAATAGACCATGTATTGTTTAACGACAGTGCACTTGCTATGAAAGTCCCTTACGGTGAAGATGATCAATCCATTGCTAGTCATACTATTGCTACCGCTCAAAATGCAGGTTGGATTTGGGATATAGGCTTAACAGACCGCCGTGGTGTAGGTCACGTATATTCAAGCAAATTTTTATCGGATGACGAAGCTGAGGAAAACTTACGGAACTATTTAGGCGATGCAGCGAAGGGCTTAACCGCTCGCAAAATAAGCTTTGAATCAGGGTATCGTGAGAAGTTTTGGCATAAAAACTGTGTTGCTATTGGTATGTCGGCAGGATTTGTAGAGCCACTTGAAGCAACCGCAATTATGTTAGTAGAGATTTCAGCTCGCTTCGTAGCAGAACACATGCCAACTGATACACAGGTCATGCCTATTATAGCTAAACGCTTTAACGAACAGATGGATTACCGTTGGCAGCGTATTATCGATTTTTTAAAACTGCATTACATGCTGTCTAAGCGTCCAGAACCTTATTGGCAAGCACATGTTAAACCTGAAACTATTCCACAAAGCTTACAAGAAGACCTGTTGGTTTGGGGAGGGCGCGGTCCACTTATTCAAGATTTCCATGGTTCATTAGAGTTATTCCCTGCTGCTAGTTATCAATATGTTTTGTATGGTATGGGTTTTAAGCCCGACTTTACTAAGCAAGCGTATTTATATACACAACATACGCAAGCAAAACAAATAATTGAACGTAACACTCAATTAACACAGCAGATGTTGCAAACTTTGCCGCCACACCGTGCTTACATAAACCAGTGGTTGGCAGCTAACTCAATTTAA
- a CDS encoding TonB-dependent receptor, giving the protein MVINNKLSFNKKTALSIAITGILASGTVAAQGVENDTPTVANKDVEVIAVTGIRSSLRSSMLDKKASNVVTDGIKAEDLGKFPDLNVAESLQRITGVAIDRSGGEGQAVTIRGFGPQFNTVLVNGRQIATDSAGREFNFDVLAADQITGADIYKSNTAILQEGGIGGTVNVTTARPFDFGGLHVLGSVKGMYESLSEEVSPSASFLISNTFNDDKLGVLFAITNQQRKLQNNQILTAGWRGGQTISNPQDGVLFDNAYIPRNWDQIVDEQDRERTNASLVLQYAPSEDVTITVDGMISKFEVDSTVRSLASWFEPDRVGSATIDPKTGTLLTFTQEVGLGAPSGDPASDFVSKTSNSRDVTNKAFGINVDWQVNDSLKAKFDVSRSTAENDRAGKDRTNVVGIINSYNFDGTGSIPTVQHDGFENGALPDPSLARLHINVKGDQFTDEDEITEVKADFEYVPDKGPVERINFGAYRQEREKSSFQIYGNQGHFSGYTVPAPLDAIDFEAYSASNYFPGLIDTFYSYDGDKMVSYLAEQGFPIEPTLQNNRYTINEDITSLYMDFTLGFDLADMPVTVNLGARYSETDIDVAAVQSFISDVVPTPDATLFANVFGPATNIEQGTSYSNLLPSLNVKLELQENMILRFAAYDSITRPTMSQLSPATTFNEPRRQNLTANGGNPALKPFQSENWDISYEWYYNDANLFSFAVFSKEVDDFIVTLTGSETYEMADRTGPGFACTTCTGQIDDELNGSSEVYTTTRPQNGESAKVTGYELGVTHMFESGFGFIANATVVNSDISVGADTTQTFALEGLGDSQNLVLFYEQDNWQARVAFNNREGFLRLVDNGFNGEPVNVETYGQWDISASYDINENFTIFAEGINITEEELVQTGRFANQIYSIEDNGSRYAFGIRGSF; this is encoded by the coding sequence ATGGTAATTAACAATAAGTTATCGTTCAACAAGAAAACCGCACTCAGTATTGCTATCACAGGTATATTGGCAAGCGGAACTGTTGCGGCTCAAGGTGTTGAAAACGACACACCTACAGTCGCGAATAAAGATGTTGAAGTTATCGCAGTAACAGGTATTCGTAGTAGTTTGCGTTCATCGATGTTGGATAAAAAAGCATCTAATGTGGTAACCGATGGAATTAAAGCAGAAGATCTTGGTAAATTCCCTGATTTAAACGTAGCAGAATCTCTGCAACGTATTACAGGTGTAGCAATTGACCGGAGTGGTGGTGAAGGACAAGCGGTAACTATCCGTGGTTTTGGTCCACAATTTAATACTGTACTTGTTAATGGCCGTCAAATTGCAACAGACAGTGCAGGCCGTGAGTTTAATTTTGATGTATTAGCTGCGGATCAAATCACCGGTGCTGATATTTATAAAAGTAACACAGCAATACTTCAGGAAGGCGGTATTGGTGGCACTGTTAACGTAACTACAGCTCGCCCTTTTGACTTTGGTGGTTTGCATGTTTTAGGTTCAGTTAAAGGTATGTACGAAAGCCTTTCTGAAGAAGTCTCACCGTCAGCATCATTTTTGATAAGTAATACGTTTAATGATGACAAGCTAGGTGTTCTTTTTGCTATCACTAACCAACAACGTAAGCTTCAGAATAATCAAATACTAACAGCAGGTTGGCGCGGCGGCCAAACAATATCTAATCCACAAGATGGCGTATTGTTTGACAATGCATACATTCCACGCAACTGGGACCAAATAGTTGATGAGCAAGATCGTGAACGTACGAACGCAAGCTTAGTACTTCAATATGCGCCGTCGGAGGATGTCACAATCACTGTTGATGGTATGATTTCTAAATTTGAAGTCGATTCAACGGTACGAAGTTTAGCATCGTGGTTTGAACCTGATCGCGTTGGTAGCGCAACTATCGATCCAAAAACAGGCACGCTTTTGACCTTTACTCAAGAAGTTGGTTTAGGCGCACCTAGTGGTGACCCTGCAAGTGACTTTGTATCAAAAACAAGTAATTCACGCGATGTAACTAATAAAGCATTTGGTATTAACGTTGATTGGCAAGTAAACGATTCATTAAAAGCAAAATTTGATGTTTCTCGTTCAACGGCTGAAAACGACCGTGCCGGTAAAGATCGCACTAACGTCGTAGGTATTATTAATAGCTATAACTTTGATGGTACAGGTAGTATACCAACAGTCCAACATGATGGTTTCGAAAACGGGGCATTACCAGATCCTAGTCTTGCACGCCTTCATATCAACGTAAAGGGTGATCAATTTACAGACGAAGATGAAATTACTGAAGTAAAGGCTGACTTCGAATATGTGCCCGATAAAGGTCCTGTTGAAAGAATTAATTTTGGTGCTTACCGTCAAGAGCGTGAAAAGTCGAGTTTCCAAATTTATGGAAATCAAGGTCATTTTAGTGGGTATACAGTTCCAGCACCACTTGATGCTATTGATTTTGAAGCCTACTCTGCTAGTAATTACTTCCCAGGTTTAATTGATACATTTTATAGCTATGACGGCGATAAGATGGTTAGTTATTTAGCTGAACAAGGTTTTCCTATTGAGCCAACGCTACAAAATAACCGTTATACAATCAACGAAGATATCACTAGCTTATACATGGACTTTACACTTGGTTTTGACCTAGCTGATATGCCTGTAACTGTTAACTTAGGTGCACGTTATTCTGAAACTGACATTGATGTCGCAGCAGTACAAAGTTTTATCAGTGATGTAGTACCAACTCCTGATGCAACATTGTTTGCTAACGTATTTGGTCCAGCGACAAATATTGAACAAGGAACTAGTTACTCAAACTTACTACCATCTCTCAATGTGAAGCTTGAACTACAAGAAAATATGATACTACGCTTTGCTGCATACGATAGTATAACACGCCCAACCATGTCGCAGTTATCTCCTGCTACAACATTTAATGAGCCACGCCGTCAAAACTTAACAGCCAATGGTGGTAACCCTGCACTCAAACCATTCCAATCAGAAAACTGGGATATCTCTTATGAGTGGTATTATAACGATGCAAACTTATTTAGTTTTGCAGTGTTTAGTAAAGAAGTTGATGATTTCATAGTCACATTAACAGGTTCTGAAACTTATGAAATGGCTGACAGAACAGGTCCTGGCTTTGCATGTACTACATGTACAGGGCAAATCGATGATGAGCTAAATGGTAGTTCAGAAGTATACACTACCACTCGACCTCAAAATGGTGAGTCAGCGAAAGTAACAGGTTACGAACTTGGTGTAACTCATATGTTTGAAAGTGGCTTTGGCTTTATAGCTAATGCGACCGTAGTTAATAGCGATATTAGCGTTGGTGCTGACACTACACAAACATTCGCACTTGAAGGGTTAGGCGATTCACAAAATTTGGTGTTGTTTTATGAGCAAGATAACTGGCAAGCGCGAGTTGCATTTAACAACCGTGAAGGTTTCTTACGCTTAGTTGATAATGGATTTAATGGCGAACCTGTGAATGTTGAAACCTACGGGCAATGGGATATTAGCGCAAGCTATGATATCAACGAGAACTTTACTATTTTTGCAGAAGGGATCAACATTACTGAAGAAGAGTTAGTACAAACAGGTCGTTTTGCTAATCAAATTTATTCTATAGAAGATAATGGTTCGCGATACGCGTTTGGTATTCGAGGGTCGTTTTAA
- a CDS encoding aldose epimerase family protein, whose product MAKERNSLQSIQLSDGENLIAEIIPFGAIVKSIKFKKQEVTLSVDDLQYYVENPFYLGATIGRYANRIEGGCFNLSGTQYKLAKNNGPNSLHGGIKGFNKVLWEVSKQSANEVELYYCSADGEEGFPGQLQVWQTITANNGQLVLSFKAVSNKETLVNFTNHCYFNLEGSDTIENHLLQVNATHFLPIDENNIPISEPIPVAKSCFDFTQSKLVGSALEQSHPQLDIASGIDHCYVYEDDNSLKLMASLTSTLTNINLTLFSTQPGMQLYTANFVDLPFKARQALCLEAQNWPDAPNKKGFPKANLLPGETYEQVIIYAFS is encoded by the coding sequence ATTGCTAAAGAAAGAAATTCTTTACAGAGTATCCAGCTTAGTGATGGTGAGAACTTAATTGCAGAAATAATACCATTCGGCGCAATAGTAAAAAGTATTAAATTTAAAAAACAGGAGGTTACGCTTAGTGTAGATGATCTCCAATACTATGTTGAAAACCCTTTTTATTTAGGTGCCACTATTGGCCGGTATGCAAATCGGATTGAAGGGGGGTGCTTTAATTTATCAGGTACACAATATAAGTTAGCAAAAAACAATGGTCCAAATAGTTTGCACGGTGGCATAAAGGGTTTTAATAAAGTGCTTTGGGAAGTGAGCAAGCAAAGTGCTAATGAAGTAGAGCTTTATTATTGCTCTGCAGATGGCGAGGAAGGGTTTCCTGGTCAGCTGCAAGTTTGGCAAACCATTACCGCAAACAATGGTCAATTAGTCTTGAGTTTTAAAGCCGTCAGTAATAAAGAAACTCTAGTCAATTTTACTAATCATTGTTACTTCAACCTTGAAGGTAGCGACACTATTGAAAATCATTTATTACAAGTAAATGCCACGCACTTTTTACCTATTGATGAAAACAATATTCCAATCAGTGAGCCTATTCCTGTTGCTAAAAGCTGCTTTGATTTCACTCAATCTAAACTGGTGGGTAGCGCACTTGAACAAAGTCATCCGCAGTTAGACATAGCTTCTGGAATCGACCATTGCTATGTATATGAAGATGATAATAGCCTCAAGTTAATGGCTAGCTTAACATCCACTCTTACTAATATTAATTTAACGCTTTTTAGTACTCAGCCAGGTATGCAGCTTTACACTGCTAACTTTGTTGACTTACCTTTTAAAGCGCGCCAGGCATTGTGTTTAGAGGCGCAAAACTGGCCTGATGCACCAAATAAAAAGGGTTTTCCTAAAGCAAATTTATTGCCAGGTGAAACGTATGAACAAGTTATCATTTATGCATTTTCATAA
- a CDS encoding beta-galactosidase produces the protein MTSLQHIINRRDWENPITVQVNQVKAHSPLNGFKTIEDARENTQSQKKSLNGQWDFKLFDKPEAVDESLLYEKISKELSGDWQSITVPSNWQLHGFDKPIYCNIKYPFAVNPPFVPSDNPTGCYRTEFTITPEQLTQRNHIIFEGVNSAFHLWCNGQWVGYSQDSRLPSEFDLSELLVVGTNRIAVMVIRWSDGSYLEDQDMWWLSGIFRDVNLLTKPQSQIRDVFITPDLDACYRDATLHIKTAINAPNNYQVAVQIFDGKTSLCEPKIQSTNNKRVDEKGGWSDVVFQTIAIRSPKKWTAETPYLYRCVVSLLDEQGNTVDVEAYNIGFRKVEMLNGQLCVNGKPLLIRGVNRHEHHPENGHAVSTADMIEDIKLMKQNNFNAVRTAHYPNHPLFYELCDELGLYVVDEANIETHGMFPMGRLASDPLWAGAFMSRYTQMVERDKNHASIIIWSLGNECGHGANHDAMYGWSKSFDPSRPVQYEGGGANTTATDIICPMYSRVDTDIKDDAVPKYSIKKWLSLPGETRPLILCEYAHAMGNSLGSFDDYWQAFREYPRLQGGFIWDWVDQGLSKIDENGKHYWAYGGDFGDELNDRQFCINGLLFPDRTPHPSLFEAKYSQQHLQFTLREQNQNQNQNQYSIDVFSDYVFRHTDNEKLVWQLIQNGVCVEQGEMALNIAPQSTHTLTIKTKTAFEHGAQYYLNLDVALINDSHFANANHVMDSEQFKLINSNNLNSKSFASATEKSVISVNETDSHLSIENNTFKLVFNQQSGLIEQWLQDDTQVISSPLVDNFYRAPLDNDIGVSEVDNLDPNAWEARWSRAGIGQWQRTCSSINAVQSSVDVRITCVFNYEFNGVLQAQTQWLYTLNNTGTISLNVDVNLNDTLPPMPRIGLSTTINKQSDTKVNWLGLGPFENYPDRKSAARFGYYSLSLNELYTPYIFPTDNGLRSDCQLLSINNLIVTGAFLFAASEYSQNMLTQAKHTNELIADDCIHVHIDHQHMGVGGDDSWSPSTHKEYLLEQKNYNYSLTLTGGITT, from the coding sequence ATGACCTCTTTACAGCACATAATTAATCGTCGCGATTGGGAAAATCCAATTACAGTACAAGTTAATCAAGTAAAAGCACATAGCCCACTTAACGGCTTTAAAACAATTGAAGACGCCCGTGAAAATACACAGTCGCAGAAGAAAAGTTTAAACGGGCAGTGGGATTTTAAATTATTTGATAAGCCCGAAGCGGTCGATGAGTCGTTATTGTATGAGAAGATAAGTAAAGAGCTAAGCGGCGACTGGCAAAGTATTACTGTGCCTTCTAACTGGCAACTACACGGCTTTGATAAACCCATTTACTGTAATATTAAATACCCATTTGCAGTAAACCCGCCATTTGTACCAAGCGATAACCCTACTGGTTGTTACCGCACTGAATTTACAATCACACCTGAGCAGTTAACGCAGCGTAACCATATAATTTTTGAAGGCGTTAACTCGGCTTTTCATCTTTGGTGTAACGGGCAGTGGGTGGGGTATTCACAAGATAGCCGCTTACCGAGCGAATTTGATTTAAGTGAGCTTTTAGTTGTCGGTACTAACCGTATTGCCGTTATGGTTATTCGTTGGAGTGATGGCAGTTATTTAGAAGATCAGGATATGTGGTGGCTAAGCGGTATTTTTCGCGATGTTAACTTACTTACAAAACCGCAAAGCCAAATACGCGATGTGTTTATAACCCCCGATTTAGACGCTTGCTATCGCGATGCAACGCTACATATAAAAACTGCGATAAATGCGCCAAATAACTACCAAGTAGCAGTACAGATTTTTGATGGTAAAACATCACTGTGCGAGCCGAAAATTCAAAGCACTAACAATAAACGTGTTGATGAAAAAGGGGGGTGGAGCGATGTCGTATTTCAAACAATAGCAATACGAAGCCCTAAAAAGTGGACCGCCGAAACGCCGTACTTATATCGTTGCGTAGTAAGCCTGCTTGATGAACAAGGCAATACAGTCGACGTTGAAGCCTATAACATTGGTTTTAGAAAAGTAGAAATGCTTAACGGGCAGCTGTGTGTAAATGGCAAACCGTTACTTATACGGGGTGTTAACCGACACGAACATCACCCAGAAAACGGCCATGCTGTTAGCACTGCCGATATGATTGAAGATATTAAGCTGATGAAGCAAAATAACTTTAATGCCGTACGTACAGCTCATTACCCTAACCATCCACTTTTTTACGAGCTATGTGACGAGCTAGGTTTATACGTGGTTGATGAAGCGAATATAGAAACCCATGGCATGTTTCCTATGGGGCGTTTAGCAAGCGATCCGCTATGGGCAGGTGCATTTATGTCGCGTTATACGCAAATGGTTGAGCGCGATAAAAACCACGCCTCAATTATTATTTGGTCACTTGGAAACGAATGCGGGCACGGCGCAAATCATGATGCTATGTATGGCTGGTCAAAAAGCTTTGACCCTTCTCGCCCAGTGCAATACGAGGGCGGCGGTGCAAACACGACAGCTACCGATATTATTTGCCCAATGTACTCCCGTGTAGATACCGATATTAAAGACGATGCGGTACCTAAGTATTCAATTAAAAAATGGCTGAGCTTACCGGGTGAAACTCGTCCACTTATTTTATGTGAGTACGCCCATGCTATGGGTAATAGCTTAGGTAGCTTTGACGATTACTGGCAGGCATTTAGAGAATACCCACGGCTGCAAGGCGGCTTTATTTGGGATTGGGTAGATCAAGGTTTATCTAAAATTGACGAGAACGGCAAGCATTATTGGGCTTACGGCGGCGACTTTGGTGATGAACTAAACGACCGCCAGTTTTGTATAAACGGCTTATTGTTCCCGGATCGTACACCGCATCCTAGCCTATTTGAAGCTAAATACAGCCAGCAACATTTACAATTTACACTGCGCGAGCAAAATCAAAATCAAAACCAAAACCAATACAGCATTGATGTATTTAGCGATTACGTATTTAGGCACACCGATAACGAAAAACTCGTTTGGCAATTAATACAAAATGGCGTGTGTGTTGAGCAAGGCGAAATGGCACTTAATATTGCTCCGCAAAGTACGCACACTTTAACCATTAAAACTAAAACAGCGTTTGAGCATGGTGCGCAATATTACCTTAATTTAGATGTAGCACTAATTAACGACTCACACTTTGCAAACGCTAATCACGTTATGGATTCAGAACAGTTTAAGCTTATAAATAGTAATAATTTAAACAGTAAATCATTTGCATCAGCTACAGAGAAAAGCGTTATAAGTGTTAATGAAACCGACTCCCACCTAAGTATTGAAAACAATACATTTAAACTTGTTTTTAATCAACAATCAGGACTTATAGAGCAGTGGTTACAAGACGATACACAAGTTATTAGTAGCCCACTGGTTGATAACTTTTATCGTGCCCCACTTGATAACGACATTGGTGTAAGCGAAGTGGACAACCTAGACCCTAATGCATGGGAAGCACGCTGGTCGCGCGCAGGTATAGGGCAATGGCAGCGCACATGTAGCTCAATCAATGCTGTGCAATCAAGCGTTGATGTCCGTATTACTTGTGTATTTAATTACGAATTTAATGGCGTGCTACAAGCACAAACACAGTGGCTATATACGCTCAATAATACAGGTACTATTAGCTTAAATGTTGATGTGAACTTAAACGACACCCTACCACCAATGCCGCGAATAGGGTTAAGTACAACGATTAACAAGCAAAGCGATACAAAAGTAAACTGGCTAGGGTTAGGTCCTTTTGAAAACTACCCAGATCGTAAATCCGCTGCACGTTTTGGTTATTACAGCTTGAGCTTAAATGAGCTATATACACCGTATATATTCCCAACTGATAACGGTCTGCGTAGCGATTGCCAATTACTGAGCATTAATAACTTAATCGTGACTGGCGCGTTTTTGTTTGCCGCCAGTGAGTATTCGCAAAATATGCTAACGCAAGCTAAACACACTAACGAACTAATTGCTGATGATTGCATTCATGTACATATTGATCATCAACATATGGGTGTAGGTGGCGATGATTCGTGGAGTCCAAGTACCCATAAAGAGTATTTATTAGAGCAAAAAAATTATAATTACTCGCTTACACTTACTGGGGGGATTACAACTTAA
- a CDS encoding AraC family transcriptional regulator: protein MRYNIKDILDIGPHCTERFIDSQTLAQMPNLEIALAGCSNLLGRYCVARTAPLEHTLFYTLAGQGKLTTQNEQYTLNANTLIVLPAKQSFEVKIDGEHWDVIWLNLANTKRWKHLNLAQALVLTDQKLESLHLAMELLYSEPNANLRKSVTPVLSHYLNTTLQNNSQGAAHNRLIGLFEEVDKRLQFGWTIKKMCEYAHYSPPHLHRLCLAQFGKSPIQQLIYLRIERAKNLLLNTRWPIAHIAVYVGYPNIFNFSKRFKKSVGIAPSEFRKIDTFLE, encoded by the coding sequence ATGCGCTACAACATTAAAGATATACTCGATATTGGCCCGCACTGCACAGAGCGCTTTATAGATTCACAAACGCTCGCACAAATGCCAAACCTAGAAATAGCGCTAGCAGGTTGTTCAAACCTATTGGGGCGTTATTGCGTGGCACGTACAGCCCCCTTAGAACATACGCTTTTTTATACGCTTGCGGGGCAAGGTAAATTAACCACACAAAATGAGCAGTACACGCTTAATGCCAATACACTTATTGTGTTACCAGCTAAGCAAAGCTTTGAAGTTAAAATAGATGGGGAACATTGGGATGTGATTTGGTTAAACCTTGCAAACACCAAACGTTGGAAGCATTTAAACCTTGCGCAAGCATTGGTATTAACCGATCAAAAGCTTGAGTCGTTGCATCTTGCTATGGAGCTTTTATACAGCGAACCCAACGCTAACTTACGCAAAAGCGTAACGCCTGTTTTAAGTCATTATTTAAATACTACATTACAAAACAACTCTCAGGGGGCGGCGCATAATCGTTTAATTGGTTTATTTGAAGAGGTAGATAAGCGTTTACAGTTTGGTTGGACAATAAAGAAAATGTGCGAGTATGCACATTACTCACCGCCGCATTTACATCGTTTATGTCTAGCTCAATTTGGTAAAAGCCCCATACAACAGCTTATTTATTTACGAATAGAGCGGGCTAAAAACTTATTATTAAATACCCGCTGGCCTATTGCACATATTGCCGTTTACGTGGGGTATCCAAATATATTTAATTTCTCTAAACGGTTTAAAAAATCAGTGGGTATAGCGCCTAGTGAATTCAGGAAAATTGATACTTTCTTGGAGTAA
- a CDS encoding replication initiation protein: protein MINMPNKLIEASYYVPNKLTNASYNMPLSAMRLRTLALSKLEPLSYLSGISNPVTIFASEWQEVFINSENPYRYMKRAASAFSKAMVQFEGKKEPIKFLDNVVYESGKGRVKLYFNPEFLVSCL, encoded by the coding sequence ATGATTAATATGCCTAACAAATTAATTGAAGCTTCCTATTATGTGCCGAACAAATTAACTAATGCTTCCTATAATATGCCACTCAGCGCCATGCGCTTGAGAACATTAGCATTGTCGAAATTAGAGCCTCTAAGTTATTTGTCTGGCATCTCCAACCCAGTAACAATTTTTGCAAGTGAGTGGCAAGAAGTTTTTATTAATTCGGAGAATCCATACAGATACATGAAAAGGGCTGCCTCTGCCTTCTCCAAGGCTATGGTTCAGTTCGAAGGTAAAAAAGAACCTATAAAGTTTTTGGATAACGTGGTATATGAATCTGGAAAGGGGCGGGTAAAACTGTACTTCAACCCAGAGTTTTTAGTATCGTGCCTTTAA
- a CDS encoding Y-family DNA polymerase, producing MFALVDAVAFYASAEKVFDPSIRFKPVVVLTNNDGCICAICPIARKLNIPKFEPYFKIKPYLEQHNVIVRSSNYELYADLSERMMTVINRFCDDHYVYSIDESFLRFTGFSKIINDWADYGHTIRRAVWRETGLPVGVGFGITPTLAKAANHAAKKLSGYNGVAVINDDISRQEVLMRMDVTDVWGIGSRLGRKLKVMGIKSAWDLANQNPKAMRRMFSVVVERTVSELNGIACLSWNEVKQNKKEIYSTRSFGERVSDLNTLKSALVTHAAIVGRKLRKQQSLAKRLVIFAASSPHEDVYYKKSLLYDFPIPTSDTSVIANAVSGVIDDIFKANTRFYRCGIGAIELESELFQQADMFSVSKDNPEVMACLDAINKRYGVGTLSLGSEKLTKSWNMKRAFLSPHYTTRWSDIPIIDCD from the coding sequence ATGTTTGCCCTCGTAGATGCAGTGGCATTTTATGCCAGTGCGGAGAAGGTATTTGACCCATCCATTCGCTTTAAACCCGTTGTTGTTCTGACAAATAACGATGGATGTATTTGTGCCATATGTCCTATTGCTAGAAAGCTCAATATCCCGAAATTTGAACCTTACTTCAAAATTAAACCCTATTTAGAGCAGCATAATGTCATCGTACGCTCTTCAAATTATGAACTTTACGCTGATTTGAGTGAGAGAATGATGACGGTTATTAATCGTTTTTGCGATGACCATTATGTTTATAGTATTGATGAGTCATTTTTACGCTTTACTGGTTTTTCTAAAATCATTAATGACTGGGCTGATTACGGACACACAATACGACGAGCTGTATGGCGTGAGACAGGATTGCCTGTTGGTGTAGGCTTTGGCATTACGCCTACGCTAGCTAAAGCAGCCAATCATGCGGCAAAAAAACTCTCTGGTTATAACGGGGTTGCTGTTATTAATGATGATATCTCACGCCAGGAAGTCCTTATGCGTATGGATGTTACCGATGTCTGGGGTATTGGCTCTCGACTCGGTAGAAAACTTAAGGTCATGGGGATTAAAAGTGCATGGGATTTAGCAAACCAGAACCCTAAAGCAATGCGACGCATGTTTAGCGTTGTTGTTGAGAGGACCGTAAGTGAGCTTAACGGCATCGCCTGTTTAAGTTGGAATGAAGTAAAACAGAATAAAAAAGAAATCTACTCAACGAGAAGTTTTGGGGAAAGAGTAAGTGACTTAAATACATTAAAATCAGCCCTCGTAACACATGCAGCGATTGTTGGCCGCAAACTAAGGAAACAGCAATCATTAGCAAAACGACTCGTTATATTCGCTGCAAGCTCGCCACACGAAGACGTGTATTATAAAAAATCGTTGCTCTATGATTTCCCTATACCTACATCAGATACCAGTGTTATAGCCAATGCTGTTTCAGGTGTTATTGATGATATTTTTAAGGCTAACACGCGCTTTTATCGCTGCGGTATTGGCGCAATAGAATTAGAAAGTGAGTTATTTCAACAAGCGGATATGTTTTCTGTAAGTAAAGATAACCCAGAAGTAATGGCGTGTTTAGATGCTATAAATAAACGTTATGGGGTCGGCACTTTATCTTTAGGAAGTGAAAAGCTCACAAAATCATGGAACATGAAACGGGCTTTTTTATCGCCCCATTACACAACTCGCTGGTCAGATATTCCAATCATAGATTGTGATTGA